Proteins found in one Streptomyces sp. NBC_00461 genomic segment:
- a CDS encoding SDR family NAD(P)-dependent oxidoreductase, which translates to MPVKAYELTGRTAFVTGAAGGIGRASAVLLAEAGATVHCADRDEDGLHETAALIKDGGGTAHTHRLDVTDRAQLSRAVESCERLDVMAAIAGIMHSSPVLETRDEDLDQVLSVNFKGVLYACQEAARLMLDRQTGGSIITMASSAVDTGRPGLLCYGAAKAAVVQLTKTLANEMGRHGIRVNSVAPGWIRTPMTDRHEAEAQDRTEALMARMSPLGRVGEPEDVAHTVLYLASDASAFTTGQILRPNGGVAMPW; encoded by the coding sequence ATGCCCGTCAAGGCGTACGAACTCACCGGACGCACCGCATTCGTCACCGGAGCCGCCGGCGGTATCGGCCGCGCCTCGGCCGTGCTGCTCGCCGAAGCGGGCGCCACCGTCCACTGCGCCGACCGCGACGAGGACGGCCTGCACGAGACGGCGGCCCTGATCAAGGACGGTGGCGGCACCGCCCACACCCACCGGCTCGACGTGACCGACCGGGCGCAGCTCAGCCGGGCCGTGGAGTCCTGCGAGCGCCTGGACGTGATGGCCGCGATCGCCGGGATCATGCACAGCAGCCCGGTCCTGGAGACCCGGGACGAGGACCTCGACCAGGTCCTGAGCGTCAATTTCAAGGGGGTGCTGTACGCCTGCCAGGAGGCCGCCCGGCTGATGCTCGACCGGCAGACCGGCGGCAGCATCATCACCATGGCCTCAAGTGCCGTCGACACCGGCCGTCCCGGCCTGCTCTGCTACGGCGCGGCCAAGGCGGCGGTCGTCCAGCTGACCAAGACGCTGGCGAACGAGATGGGCCGGCACGGGATCCGGGTCAACTCGGTCGCGCCGGGCTGGATCCGCACGCCCATGACCGACCGCCACGAGGCCGAGGCACAGGACCGGACCGAGGCACTGATGGCCCGCATGTCGCCGCTGGGCCGGGTCGGCGAACCGGAGGACGTCGCCCACACCGTGCTGTACCTGGCCTCGGACGCGTCGGCCTTCACAACGGGCCAGATCCTGCGTCCCAACGGCGGGGTGGCGATGCCGTGGTAG
- the rimO gene encoding 30S ribosomal protein S12 methylthiotransferase RimO, translating to MPERRTVALVTLGCARNEVDSEELAGRLEADGWDLVEDAAQADVAVVNTCGFVEAAKKDSVDALLEANDLKGHGRTQAVVAVGCMAERYGKELAEALPEADGVLGFDDYSDISDRLQTILSGGVHASHTPRDRRKLLPISPAERQGSAADVALPGHGPAAPVAPADLPEGLAPASGPRAPLRRRLDGAPVASVKLASGCDRRCSFCAIPSFRGSFISRRPSDVLNETRWLAEQGVKEIMLVSENNTSYGKDLGDIRLLESLLPELAEVDGLERVRVSYLQPAEMRPGLIDVLTSTPKIAPYFDLSFQHSAPGVLRAMRRFGDTDRFLELLDTIRSKAPQAGVRSNFIVGFPGESADDLAELERFLNGARLDAIGVFGYSDEEGTEAATYENKLDEDVVAERLARVSRLAEELVSQRAEERVGETLHVLVESVDDEGVYGRGAHQAPETDGQVLLTSGEGLSVGRMVEAKVVGTEGVDLVAEPLAGSLGCSEEAGR from the coding sequence ATGCCTGAACGCCGTACCGTCGCACTCGTCACCCTTGGCTGCGCCCGTAACGAGGTGGACTCGGAGGAGCTCGCAGGCCGCTTGGAGGCGGACGGCTGGGACCTCGTGGAGGACGCCGCACAAGCGGATGTCGCCGTCGTCAACACCTGTGGCTTCGTGGAAGCCGCCAAGAAGGACTCCGTCGACGCCCTCCTGGAGGCCAACGACCTCAAGGGTCATGGCAGAACCCAGGCCGTCGTGGCGGTGGGCTGCATGGCCGAGCGCTACGGCAAGGAACTCGCCGAGGCCCTCCCCGAGGCGGACGGCGTGCTCGGCTTCGACGACTACTCGGACATCTCCGACCGTCTGCAGACCATCCTGAGCGGCGGTGTCCACGCCTCGCACACCCCGCGCGACCGGCGCAAGCTGCTGCCGATCAGCCCCGCCGAGCGGCAGGGGTCCGCGGCCGACGTCGCCCTCCCGGGACACGGGCCGGCCGCGCCGGTGGCTCCCGCCGATCTTCCCGAAGGCCTCGCTCCCGCCTCCGGTCCCCGCGCGCCCCTGCGCCGCCGGCTGGACGGCGCCCCGGTCGCCTCGGTGAAGCTCGCCTCCGGCTGTGACCGGCGCTGCTCCTTCTGCGCCATCCCGTCCTTCCGCGGCTCCTTCATCTCCCGCCGCCCCAGCGACGTGCTGAACGAGACGCGGTGGCTGGCCGAGCAGGGCGTCAAGGAGATCATGCTGGTCTCCGAGAACAACACCTCATACGGCAAGGACCTGGGCGACATCCGCCTGCTGGAGTCGCTCCTGCCGGAACTCGCGGAGGTCGACGGCCTCGAGCGCGTACGCGTCAGCTACCTCCAGCCGGCCGAGATGCGCCCCGGGCTGATCGACGTCCTGACCTCGACGCCGAAGATCGCCCCGTACTTCGACCTGTCCTTCCAGCACTCCGCCCCCGGTGTGCTGCGTGCCATGCGCCGCTTCGGCGACACCGACCGCTTCCTGGAGCTGCTCGACACCATCCGGAGCAAGGCCCCCCAGGCGGGCGTGCGCTCCAACTTCATCGTGGGCTTCCCGGGCGAGAGCGCGGACGACCTGGCGGAGCTGGAGCGGTTCCTGAACGGCGCGCGGCTGGATGCCATCGGCGTCTTCGGCTACTCCGACGAGGAGGGCACGGAGGCGGCGACGTACGAGAACAAGCTGGACGAGGACGTCGTGGCCGAGCGGCTGGCACGTGTCTCCCGGCTGGCGGAGGAGCTCGTCTCGCAGCGTGCCGAGGAACGCGTCGGCGAGACCCTGCACGTCCTCGTGGAGTCCGTGGACGACGAGGGTGTGTACGGCCGCGGCGCGCATCAGGCACCGGAGACGGACGGCCAGGTGCTGCTCACGAGCGGCGAAGGTCTGAGCGTCGGCCGTATGGTCGAGGCGAAGGTGGTCGGCACGGAAGGTGTCGACCTGGTGGCCGAGCCGCTGGCGGGCTCGCTCGGGTGTAGTGAGGAGGCGGGCAGATGA
- the pgsA gene encoding CDP-diacylglycerol--glycerol-3-phosphate 3-phosphatidyltransferase encodes MTGVPASAANGSSGAQGAPASAASGGAPGVVSGAVSGAVSAEASDASDVTPDGGKSARGGKVVAAAVNQASVWNIANLLTMLRLLLVPGFVALMLADGGYDPAWRSLAWAAFAIAMITDLFDGHLARAYDLVTDFGKIADPIADKAIMGAALICLSSLGDLPWWVTIVILGRELGITLLRFLVIRYGVIPASRGGKIKTLTQGVAVGMYVLALTGWLATLRWWVMAAAVVLTVVTGLDYVRQAIVLRRQGIAERKAALEETEA; translated from the coding sequence ATGACCGGAGTACCGGCATCGGCGGCGAACGGCTCCTCCGGCGCACAGGGCGCACCCGCGAGCGCGGCTTCGGGCGGAGCCCCCGGTGTCGTCTCCGGCGCTGTGTCCGGTGCCGTTTCCGCCGAGGCGTCGGACGCGTCCGACGTGACGCCCGACGGCGGGAAGTCGGCGCGGGGCGGAAAGGTCGTGGCCGCGGCCGTCAACCAGGCCAGCGTCTGGAACATCGCCAACCTGCTCACCATGCTCCGGCTGCTCCTGGTGCCCGGCTTCGTCGCGCTGATGCTGGCCGACGGCGGGTACGACCCGGCATGGCGCTCGCTCGCCTGGGCCGCCTTCGCCATCGCCATGATCACCGACCTGTTCGACGGACATCTGGCGCGCGCCTACGACCTCGTCACCGACTTCGGGAAGATCGCCGACCCCATCGCCGACAAGGCGATCATGGGAGCGGCGCTGATCTGTCTCTCCTCGCTGGGCGATCTGCCGTGGTGGGTGACCATCGTCATCCTCGGCCGGGAACTCGGCATCACGCTGCTGCGTTTCCTGGTCATCCGGTACGGCGTCATCCCGGCGAGCCGCGGCGGCAAGATCAAGACGCTCACGCAGGGCGTGGCGGTCGGGATGTACGTGCTGGCGCTGACGGGCTGGCTGGCCACCCTGAGGTGGTGGGTGATGGCAGCGGCCGTCGTTCTGACCGTGGTGACCGGACTCGACTACGTAAGACAGGCCATTGTGCTGCGCAGGCAGGGCATCGCCGAGCGCAAGGCCGCTCTGGAGGAGACGGAAGCGTGA
- a CDS encoding Fpg/Nei family DNA glycosylase — MPEGDTVWQTARRLHDALAGKVLTRSDLRVPKYATADLTGRTVLDVTPRGKHLLTRIEGGLTLHSHLRMDGSWKVFANGRRWTGGPSHQIRVILGNADRTAVGYRLPVLEILRTSDEQRAVGHLGPDLLGPDWDPEQALANLLADPARPLGEALLDQRNLAGIGNVYKSELCFLLGATPWLPVGALPADRAAKLPELAKRLLEANRDRPVRTTTGRRGQDLFVYGRAPRPCLRCHASVRVADQGDGSRERPTYWCPNCQTGPTPSTTRPRGTPHRTTN; from the coding sequence ATGCCCGAAGGAGACACGGTCTGGCAGACGGCGCGACGCCTGCACGATGCCCTCGCGGGCAAGGTGCTGACCCGAAGCGACCTCCGGGTGCCCAAGTACGCCACGGCCGACCTCACCGGCCGTACCGTCCTCGACGTCACCCCGCGCGGCAAGCACCTCCTGACCCGCATCGAGGGCGGCCTGACGCTCCACTCGCACCTGAGGATGGACGGCTCCTGGAAGGTGTTCGCGAACGGCCGGCGCTGGACCGGCGGCCCCTCCCACCAGATCCGAGTGATCCTGGGCAACGCGGACCGCACTGCCGTCGGCTACCGCCTCCCCGTCCTCGAAATCCTCCGCACCTCCGACGAACAGCGCGCCGTCGGCCACCTCGGACCCGACCTCCTCGGCCCGGACTGGGACCCCGAACAGGCGCTCGCCAACCTCCTCGCCGACCCCGCCCGCCCCCTCGGCGAGGCCCTGCTGGACCAGCGCAACCTCGCCGGCATCGGCAATGTCTACAAGAGCGAGCTCTGCTTCCTGCTAGGCGCCACCCCCTGGCTCCCCGTCGGCGCACTGCCCGCCGACCGCGCCGCGAAGCTCCCGGAACTCGCCAAGAGGCTCCTGGAGGCCAACCGCGACCGCCCGGTCCGCACGACGACGGGCCGCCGCGGCCAGGACCTCTTCGTGTACGGCCGGGCTCCCCGCCCCTGCCTGCGCTGCCACGCCTCCGTCCGCGTGGCCGACCAGGGCGACGGCTCCCGCGAGCGCCCCACCTACTGGTGCCCGAACTGCCAGACGGGCCCGACACCGAGCACCACCCGACCCCGCGGAACTCCACACCGTACGACTAATTGA
- a CDS encoding helix-turn-helix domain-containing protein produces MSIGNSPEDERPFEDDREEARFSVGHALRQARIAAGLTVDDVTNATRVRIAIVHAIEADDFAPCGGDVYARGHIRTLAKAVHLDPAPLIAQYDAEHGGRPAPTPAAPLFEAERIRPERRGPNWTAAMVAAIVAVVGFVGFTAFKGGDDGGAKSQVAEGSTPTTSKAASPTPKNSKTDNPKSDPSDSAIAAAPQDKVTVQVSAADGRSWISAKDHNGRLLFDGLLKQGDSKTFQDSEKINLVLGDAGAIQLYVNGKKIEDDFQQGAVERLTYTKGDPQVG; encoded by the coding sequence GTGTCCATCGGCAACTCCCCTGAAGACGAGCGTCCGTTCGAAGACGATCGCGAGGAAGCCCGCTTCTCCGTCGGCCATGCCCTGCGGCAGGCGCGGATCGCGGCCGGGCTGACCGTCGACGACGTCACCAACGCCACCCGGGTCCGCATCGCCATCGTGCACGCCATCGAGGCGGACGACTTCGCCCCCTGTGGCGGCGACGTCTACGCCCGGGGCCACATCAGGACCCTGGCCAAGGCTGTCCACCTCGATCCGGCCCCGCTGATCGCGCAGTACGACGCCGAGCACGGCGGCCGCCCGGCCCCGACGCCGGCAGCCCCCCTCTTCGAGGCGGAACGCATCCGCCCCGAGCGGCGTGGACCCAACTGGACCGCGGCCATGGTCGCCGCGATCGTCGCCGTGGTCGGCTTCGTCGGGTTCACCGCCTTCAAGGGCGGCGACGACGGTGGAGCGAAGTCGCAGGTCGCCGAGGGATCCACACCCACGACCAGCAAGGCCGCCTCGCCCACTCCCAAGAACAGCAAGACCGACAACCCCAAGTCCGACCCCTCGGACAGCGCCATCGCGGCCGCTCCCCAGGACAAGGTGACCGTCCAGGTGAGCGCCGCCGACGGACGCAGCTGGATCTCGGCCAAGGACCACAACGGCCGGCTCCTGTTCGACGGACTCCTCAAGCAGGGCGACTCCAAGACCTTCCAGGACAGCGAGAAGATCAACCTCGTCCTCGGTGACGCAGGCGCGATCCAGCTCTACGTCAACGGCAAGAAGATCGAGGACGACTTCCAGCAGGGCGCGGTGGAGCGCCTGACGTATACGAAGGGCGACCCCCAGGTCGGCTGA
- a CDS encoding helix-turn-helix domain-containing protein has protein sequence MILLRRLLGDVLRRQRQRQGRTLREVSSSARVSLGYLSEVERGQKEASSELLSAICDALDVRMSELMREVSDELALAELAQSAAATESVPAPVRPMLGSVSVTGVPPERVTIKAPAEAVDVVAA, from the coding sequence ATGATTCTGCTCCGTCGCCTGCTGGGTGACGTGCTGCGTCGGCAGCGCCAGCGCCAGGGCCGTACTCTGCGCGAAGTCTCCTCGTCCGCCCGAGTCTCACTCGGCTATCTCTCCGAGGTGGAGCGGGGGCAGAAGGAGGCTTCCTCCGAGCTGCTCTCCGCCATCTGCGACGCGCTGGACGTACGGATGTCCGAGCTCATGCGGGAAGTGAGCGACGAGCTCGCTCTCGCCGAGCTGGCCCAGTCTGCTGCGGCCACCGAGTCTGTGCCCGCGCCGGTTCGTCCGATGCTGGGTTCCGTATCGGTGACCGGTGTGCCACCGGAACGGGTGACCATCAAGGCGCCCGCCGAGGCGGTGGACGTGGTCGCCGCGTGA
- a CDS encoding CinA family protein, whose amino-acid sequence MNSAAAELVRLLTVRGETLAVAESLTGGLVAADITSVPGASKVFRGSVTAYATELKHRLLGVDAALLQQRGAVDAQVAAQMAVGVRKALGADWGLATTGVAGPEPQDGQPVGTVFVAVDGPFAADSGSAGGGKVAALRLNGDRAEIRMESVRSVLALLLEEFASEQTGNELAQDTEQNGGF is encoded by the coding sequence GTGAATTCCGCAGCCGCCGAACTCGTGCGACTACTGACGGTGAGGGGCGAGACCCTGGCCGTCGCCGAGTCGCTCACCGGTGGACTGGTTGCGGCGGACATCACATCCGTCCCCGGGGCGTCCAAGGTCTTCCGCGGCTCGGTGACCGCCTACGCCACCGAGCTGAAGCACCGGCTGCTCGGTGTCGATGCCGCCCTGCTGCAACAGCGCGGAGCGGTGGATGCGCAGGTCGCGGCCCAGATGGCGGTCGGTGTGCGCAAGGCGCTCGGCGCCGACTGGGGTCTCGCGACGACCGGCGTCGCCGGCCCGGAACCGCAGGACGGACAGCCTGTGGGGACGGTCTTCGTGGCCGTGGACGGCCCCTTTGCCGCGGATTCCGGTTCTGCCGGTGGCGGAAAAGTAGCGGCCCTGCGGTTGAACGGCGACCGTGCGGAAATTCGTATGGAGAGTGTACGGAGCGTACTCGCACTGCTCCTTGAGGAGTTCGCGAGCGAACAGACCGGAAATGAGCTGGCACAGGATACGGAACAGAACGGGGGGTTTTGA